The segment TTCTAGCACTAATGTACGTGTAGATGAAGATTTAATCCCCATTTTCTTTTCTTCTGGTCCTACTGAAACGCCATTATAGCTTCGCTCTACGATAAATGCCGAGAATTTGTCGCCATCAATTTTCGCATAGACAACAAACACATCTGCAAAGCCTGCATTTGTAATCCATTGCTTTTCACCATTTAAAATATAATGTGTGCCTGCATCATTGAGCTTCGCAGTCGTTTTTGCACCTAACGCATCTGAACCTGAACCTGGCTCTGTTAATGCATAGGCAGCAATTAATTCACCTGAAGCAAGCTTAGGTAAGTATTTTTGCTTTTGATCTTCATTACCGAATAATACGATTGGTAATGACCCAATCCCAACGTGTGCACCGTGTGTAATAGAGAAACCGCCTGCTACAGACATTTTTTCTGCAATTAAAGCAGAGGAAACTTTGTCTAAGCCAAGCCCTTCGTATTCTTCAGGTACATCTGCTCCAAGTAAGCCTAGCTCCCCCGCGCTTTTTAGCAGTCGTACGGAGTGCTCGAATTCATGATGCTCTAAATTTTCAACGACTGGTAATACTTCGTTTGCTACATATTCTTCTGTTGTTTTTGCAATCATTTTATGCTCATCTGTGAAATCCTCAGGTGTGAATACACGATCTAATTCCACATCTTCAATAAGAAACCCGCCGCCTTTAATGAAATCCGTTGTTTTTTCTGTCATGTTATATTCCTCCCAATATATCTAATGTAGTCCCCTATTTATAGAAAAGCCTGAGGCACAATGTTCGGAGGCAACCGGAAACAGTGCACCCCAAGCTGATCTAGCAAAATTATAAAATTTCAAATACGCCAGCAGCGCCCATACCGCCACCGATACACATTGTTACAACGCCATATTTCTTCCCTTGACGCTTCAATTCATGGATCAGCTTTAATGTTAAAATCGCCCCCGTTGCGCCTAGCGGATGACCTAATGCAATCGCTCCACCATTCACATTAACCTTCTCTTGGTCGATGCCTAAATGGCGTACCACCTGTAATGATTGTGAGGCAAATGCTTCATTAATTTCCCATAAATCAATATCTTCTATTGATAGTCCTGCAATTTCTAATGCCTTCGGTACTGCCACAATTGGACCGATACCCATTACCTCAGGCGGCACACCACCTACTGCAAATCCTAGGAATTTTGCCATTGGTGTCAAACCTTGTTTTTCCGCTTCTTCACGATCCATTACTAGTACAGCTGCTGCTCCATCAGATGTTTGAGAGGCATTACCAGCTGTTACAGAGCCTTTCACATGGAAGGCTGGACGTAGCTTTGCTAAGCCCTCTACAGATGTTCCTGGACGCACACCCTCATCCATACTAAATGTAAATTTTTTCACTTGCGGTTTATTATTCTCATCTACGTAATACTGTTCCACGTCGATTGGCACAATTTCATCATTGAATTTACCTTCTTTAATTGCCTTTTCAGCAAGCTCGTGTGAGCGAACAGCAAAAGCATCTTGGTCTTCACGACTAACATTATACTGACGAGCTACTTCCTCCGCTGTATGCCCCATGCCCATATAGTATTGTGGAGCTGTTTCCGCTAACGTTGGATTTAAACGTGGTGTATTTCCCACCATCGGGACCATGCTCATCGACTCTACGCCGCCAGCAAGAATTGCCTTTGAATGACCTAGCATAATTCGCTCTGCTGCATAGGCAATGGCCTGTAAGCCTGATGAGCAAAATCTATTAATCGTTAAAGCAGGCGTTGTATCTGGTAATCCTGCAAGTGCACCAATACTGCGTGCTACATTCATCCCTTGCTCTGCTTCTGGCATCGCACAGCCTAAAATTAAATCATCAACCGGTCCTTCATAGCCCGCTCTTTTCAATGTTTCTTTGACTACGACAGCACCAAAATCATCTGGTCTTACTGTTGCTAAAGAACCTTTTTTTGCTTTTCCAATTGGAGTTCGTGCTCCTGCTACAATAACGGCTTCACGCATCGTATTAATCCCCCTTTGTTTCATGTGCAAGAATTGTCTATTCCGTCTATTAGTTACGAAGTGGTTTACCTTTTAACAGCATGTGCTGCATTCGTTGCTGAGAAAGCGGGTCTGCTACTAGGCTTAAGAATGCCTCACGCTCTAGATTTAATAAATACTGTTCATCCACTAATGTGCCGTATGGAACCTTACCACCCGCAATTACATAGGCTAGTTTTTTAGCAATTTTTAAATCATGCTCGCTAATAAAGCCTGACTCAAACAGACCTTGCGCACCAATCAGTAATGTACCGTAGCCTGATGCACCAACCACTGGCACTTTTGTTGGTACAGGTGGTTGATAGCCTGCCTCATAAAGCGCTAATGCCGCTTGCTTTGCATCATATAATTGATGATCTGGGTTCACAGAAATACCATCCGCAAAATTTAAGAAGTTATTTTCACGTGCTTCCTCACCAGAAGTTGAAACCTTTGCCATTGCAATTGTTTCAAATACTTTATTAGCAATATGCTGATAGTCTACCTCCACCCCATTTGGTAAACCTTTTAAGAACTTTTCATAAAGCGCCTTGTTGCCGCCACCGCCGGGAATTAAACCAACGCCTACTTCTACTAAGCCCATATATGTTTCCATCGTTGCCTGAATATGTGCAGCCGGTAAGCAAACCTCTGCCCCTCCACCTAATGTCATGGCAAACGGTGCTGCTACAACAGGCTTACGTGAATATTTAATTTTTTGCATAGCATCTTGGAATGCTTTAATGACGAAATCTAGCTCAAATATATTATCATCCTGTGCTTCTACTAAAATCATTCCTAGATTTGCCCCAACACAGAAGTTTTTCCCTTGATTACCGATG is part of the Lysinibacillus sp. FSL K6-0232 genome and harbors:
- a CDS encoding acetyl-CoA C-acetyltransferase, with amino-acid sequence MREAVIVAGARTPIGKAKKGSLATVRPDDFGAVVVKETLKRAGYEGPVDDLILGCAMPEAEQGMNVARSIGALAGLPDTTPALTINRFCSSGLQAIAYAAERIMLGHSKAILAGGVESMSMVPMVGNTPRLNPTLAETAPQYYMGMGHTAEEVARQYNVSREDQDAFAVRSHELAEKAIKEGKFNDEIVPIDVEQYYVDENNKPQVKKFTFSMDEGVRPGTSVEGLAKLRPAFHVKGSVTAGNASQTSDGAAAVLVMDREEAEKQGLTPMAKFLGFAVGGVPPEVMGIGPIVAVPKALEIAGLSIEDIDLWEINEAFASQSLQVVRHLGIDQEKVNVNGGAIALGHPLGATGAILTLKLIHELKRQGKKYGVVTMCIGGGMGAAGVFEIL